In a single window of the Victivallis lenta genome:
- a CDS encoding FG-GAP-like repeat-containing protein has translation MQQTMIPNSGIMTVPQIAAPQLVYLDFDGELASYNGELLTIDRVEVEDSGLTEPQIARIVSGLNEEFEGQNIVFTAEKPASGEYSTVFIGGTSAFEPFGSFAGLAETVDTGNAVRNDNAFVILKGGESIEAIIDTIAHETQHLIGTLDHGGEGLGRYAWVETLSLSNVSSSGLKIGQDSGNDAGYVSASSATLVSTTVNSGGCLSAFRGQLTSTVVNSSGVVYLSRGSATAATINGGRFHLRQATLVSATVSNDGVLTLFTGSVSSATVNSASIIVSGGSANGMTLNNASMYIHSGGVVSGLALTSGGYASIQYSGLISSGTVFSSSYILNSGGELKAIRLSGGRIHCAYGGQATGITGVNGSLSMDSGGKILSAAIGGSADFEIRNNGIASSMTSYLSARMAVRGGGSAVNTTLNSATVFVRSGGCVRNLSMSRGIMYLSGSAILSGSIVNGGKLVTGGLVNAFGATYTVNLAGYTGTEVTDALVDNYANLASVSYAVRVASDQQTGVYRLLGNAADFNQLITLDVAGISASPGTLSVGGSLETWSHRYALTRTGSTVALQVTMNDLPVKIYSDGVMVSGGKTISSKTISGSGVVMRISGGGVATATTVSSDGTIFISSGGGASGITARGSGTNVENRGGVMTDFSQYDGFSLIAEGGSVRNLNASGGQVAFLDATLGGMIHAAVYGAIDVSSQTTIDFSVADHTADGTALITRWNNIANGTKANYTITVKADQSAGTYILATGAGTFNQTLTVKNDTGSEFGTIALDETKRFGNSSYTLGKDGIKLTLTVEKATATRGDFDGNGISDILFQNLADSANPLGAWMNADKTQWNGALGPAPKSDWTVYGAYDFTGSGVCDIMFRSKRADTQYAVGYYEDGDVTQFRTMGWGVTAEWELADVGDFNGSGRADILWKNSSNGYLGLWMDGTDQWVALPASNLGSGQSLIGMGDVNGDGKDDILINSNGVLGYWDITGILDDTSSTPEWNAFGIHVGNEWETIGCADFDGNGKADIVLWRDRDGYVGTYMNCDVNDFRGIYPGASKDEWGLPGFGDYNGDGCDDVLVRNLASGALGYWDGADEFKWNEIGSGVDSTWAVIA, from the coding sequence ATGCAGCAGACAATGATTCCGAACAGCGGTATCATGACCGTGCCGCAGATTGCGGCGCCCCAGCTCGTCTATCTTGACTTTGACGGCGAGCTTGCCAGTTACAACGGCGAACTGCTCACCATAGACCGGGTCGAGGTGGAAGACTCCGGTCTCACGGAGCCGCAGATCGCCCGGATCGTCTCCGGACTCAATGAAGAATTCGAGGGACAGAACATCGTTTTTACGGCGGAGAAGCCTGCTTCAGGCGAATATTCGACCGTGTTCATCGGCGGAACATCCGCGTTCGAGCCGTTCGGCTCCTTCGCCGGACTCGCGGAGACGGTGGATACAGGAAACGCCGTCCGGAACGACAATGCCTTTGTGATTCTCAAGGGCGGCGAGAGCATTGAGGCGATCATCGACACCATTGCCCACGAAACACAGCATCTCATCGGCACGCTTGACCACGGCGGCGAGGGACTCGGCCGTTATGCGTGGGTTGAAACGCTGTCGCTCTCAAATGTCTCCAGCAGCGGTTTGAAGATCGGTCAGGATTCCGGCAACGATGCCGGTTATGTGAGTGCCTCCAGCGCGACATTGGTTTCAACCACGGTCAACTCTGGCGGATGTCTGAGCGCTTTCAGAGGTCAACTTACCTCTACTGTGGTCAATTCCAGTGGCGTTGTGTATCTTTCAAGAGGCAGCGCCACCGCTGCCACGATCAACGGCGGCAGGTTTCATCTCCGTCAGGCAACGTTGGTTTCAGCTACGGTCAGCAACGATGGTGTTTTGACGCTCTTCACCGGTTCCGTCAGTTCTGCCACGGTCAACTCTGCATCTATAATAGTTTCCGGAGGCAGTGCGAATGGTATGACATTGAACAACGCGAGCATGTACATTCATTCCGGTGGTGTTGTCAGCGGTCTGGCCCTCACTTCCGGAGGTTATGCTTCCATTCAATATAGTGGACTGATATCCAGCGGAACGGTCTTTTCGAGTTCCTACATTCTCAACAGCGGCGGCGAGCTGAAAGCCATCAGACTGTCCGGCGGGCGGATTCATTGCGCTTACGGCGGTCAGGCAACAGGCATTACCGGGGTCAACGGTTCGCTGAGTATGGATAGCGGAGGAAAAATCCTGTCTGCCGCCATTGGCGGCAGTGCGGATTTTGAAATCCGCAACAATGGAATCGCTTCGTCCATGACTTCCTACCTGTCCGCCAGGATGGCGGTTAGAGGTGGCGGCTCCGCAGTCAATACCACGCTCAACAGCGCCACGGTCTTTGTCCGCAGCGGCGGATGCGTCAGGAATCTGAGCATGTCCCGCGGAATAATGTATCTGAGCGGCAGTGCCATTCTGTCCGGTTCCATTGTCAACGGCGGAAAGCTTGTCACAGGCGGTCTCGTCAATGCTTTCGGCGCAACTTACACTGTGAACCTTGCCGGCTACACTGGAACAGAGGTGACAGATGCGTTGGTGGACAATTATGCGAATCTGGCGTCCGTGAGCTATGCGGTCCGTGTCGCCTCCGACCAGCAGACCGGTGTCTATCGTCTGCTGGGGAATGCGGCGGATTTCAATCAGTTGATCACGCTGGATGTCGCGGGCATCTCCGCCTCTCCGGGAACGCTGAGCGTGGGAGGAAGCCTCGAAACGTGGAGTCATCGGTATGCCTTGACGCGAACCGGAAGCACCGTGGCGCTTCAGGTGACGATGAACGATCTTCCGGTGAAAATTTATTCCGACGGCGTGATGGTTTCCGGCGGAAAGACCATCTCCAGTAAGACCATCTCCGGCTCCGGCGTGGTCATGCGGATTTCCGGCGGCGGCGTCGCCACGGCCACAACAGTCAGTTCCGACGGCACGATTTTCATTTCCAGCGGCGGCGGTGCCTCCGGAATCACGGCACGCGGAAGCGGCACCAATGTTGAAAATCGCGGCGGCGTCATGACGGACTTCAGTCAATACGACGGATTCTCGTTGATCGCCGAAGGGGGGAGCGTCCGGAATCTGAATGCGTCAGGCGGGCAGGTGGCTTTTCTCGACGCCACTCTCGGCGGAATGATCCATGCTGCTGTCTACGGCGCTATCGACGTATCGTCGCAGACGACGATAGACTTCTCCGTGGCGGACCATACGGCGGACGGGACGGCGCTCATCACGCGCTGGAACAATATTGCCAACGGTACGAAGGCGAATTACACCATCACCGTCAAAGCTGACCAATCTGCCGGAACCTATATTCTCGCCACCGGAGCCGGAACCTTCAACCAGACTCTCACGGTGAAAAACGATACGGGTAGTGAATTCGGCACCATTGCGCTCGATGAAACGAAGCGGTTCGGCAATTCCTCTTATACACTGGGCAAGGACGGTATCAAGCTGACCTTGACGGTGGAAAAAGCGACGGCAACACGGGGCGACTTCGACGGGAACGGCATATCCGATATTCTGTTCCAGAATCTGGCGGATTCCGCCAATCCGCTGGGAGCATGGATGAACGCGGACAAAACGCAGTGGAACGGCGCGCTCGGTCCCGCTCCGAAGTCCGACTGGACCGTCTACGGCGCGTATGATTTCACAGGAAGCGGCGTCTGCGACATCATGTTCCGCAGCAAACGTGCCGACACCCAGTATGCGGTCGGATATTACGAGGACGGCGACGTTACGCAGTTCCGTACCATGGGTTGGGGCGTCACTGCCGAATGGGAACTGGCCGACGTGGGAGATTTCAACGGCAGCGGCAGGGCTGATATCCTCTGGAAGAACTCCTCCAACGGCTATCTCGGATTGTGGATGGATGGCACCGACCAGTGGGTGGCGCTCCCCGCCAGCAATCTCGGTTCCGGGCAGAGCCTCATCGGCATGGGAGACGTCAACGGCGACGGAAAGGACGACATCCTGATCAACTCCAACGGAGTTCTGGGCTACTGGGACATCACCGGAATCCTCGACGATACCAGCAGCACTCCGGAATGGAACGCATTCGGAATCCATGTCGGCAACGAATGGGAAACCATCGGCTGCGCCGATTTCGATGGAAACGGAAAGGCGGACATCGTGCTGTGGCGGGACAGAGACGGTTATGTCGGTACCTATATGAACTGTGACGTCAACGATTTCCGAGGAATTTATCCCGGAGCATCGAAAGATGAATGGGGGCTTCCGGGATTCGGCGACTACAACGGCGACGGCTGCGACGACGTGCTCGTCCGCAACCTCGCCAGCGGTGCGCTCGGTTATTGGGACGGCGCGGATGAGTTCAAGTGGAATGAGATCGGCAGCGGCGTCGACAGCACGTGGGCTGTCATTGCGTAA
- the wecB gene encoding non-hydrolyzing UDP-N-acetylglucosamine 2-epimerase: MELKKILIIFGTRPEAIKMAPVVAEFQRRPECEVKVCFSGQHREMVEQVLEVFGLVPDFDLAVMKKGQTLTEVTTGVLAGMKRLLEQYAPDMVLVQGDTTTVLAASLAAFYRRIPVGHVEAGLRTGNRYSPFPEEMNRLLASRLATLHFAPTERARKNLLEEKIPESDISVTGNTVIDALHIALNRLDTDPERLQRMEAEFSHLNPARKLILVTGHRRENHGDGIRQICAALKRLAARSDVEILYPVHPNPNIRMVAEKELGDMEGIQLCQPQDYLSFLYLMRRSFLILTDSGGIQEEAPALGKPALVMRESTERPEALDAGTIRLVGHDPERIVGEAEKLLNSPEEYRRRCRLANPFGDGSAARRIADIVLERLSE; encoded by the coding sequence ATGGAGCTCAAGAAAATTCTTATTATTTTCGGAACAAGACCGGAAGCCATCAAAATGGCTCCGGTCGTCGCCGAGTTTCAAAGGCGCCCGGAATGTGAAGTCAAAGTCTGCTTTTCCGGACAGCACCGGGAGATGGTTGAACAGGTCCTTGAGGTATTCGGACTTGTTCCGGATTTCGATCTCGCTGTCATGAAAAAAGGACAGACGCTGACCGAAGTGACAACCGGTGTCCTTGCCGGAATGAAACGCCTGCTTGAACAATATGCGCCGGATATGGTACTGGTTCAGGGAGATACGACTACAGTACTGGCGGCCTCGCTGGCAGCGTTCTACCGCCGGATTCCGGTAGGGCATGTCGAGGCCGGATTGCGGACGGGAAACCGTTATTCGCCGTTTCCGGAAGAAATGAATCGGTTGCTCGCCTCCCGGCTGGCGACACTTCACTTCGCGCCGACGGAACGAGCCCGGAAAAATCTGCTGGAGGAAAAGATTCCGGAATCGGATATTTCCGTGACAGGCAATACCGTAATTGACGCTCTTCATATCGCGCTGAACCGACTGGATACCGATCCGGAGCGGCTGCAGCGGATGGAGGCGGAATTCTCCCATCTGAATCCGGCGCGGAAACTGATTCTGGTCACCGGTCATCGCCGGGAAAATCACGGTGACGGGATTCGGCAGATTTGCGCCGCCCTGAAACGTCTGGCGGCACGGAGCGATGTGGAGATCCTCTATCCGGTGCATCCCAACCCCAATATCCGAATGGTGGCCGAAAAAGAATTGGGCGACATGGAAGGGATTCAGCTCTGTCAACCACAGGATTACCTTTCGTTTCTTTATCTCATGCGTCGCAGTTTTCTGATTCTGACGGATTCCGGAGGAATTCAGGAAGAGGCGCCCGCGCTGGGAAAACCGGCACTGGTCATGCGGGAGAGTACAGAACGCCCCGAAGCGCTGGATGCCGGAACCATCCGCCTGGTCGGCCATGATCCGGAACGTATCGTCGGGGAAGCTGAAAAATTACTGAATTCCCCGGAGGAATACCGGCGGCGCTGCCGTCTCGCCAATCCTTTCGGAGACGGTTCGGCGGCCCGGAGAATCGCGGATATCGTACTGGAGCGCCTGTCGGAATGA